GATCTCCCAAGACGTCCCGTGCCACCAGCATGCGCTGCACCTCGATGGTGCCCGATGCCACGGTGGCCGCCTGTGCATAACGCCAATGGTCTTCGATCGCCCCGTGTAGCGGTGCCGTCGCGCCGCTGTCCAGCGCGGCCGGGCCCAGCACGTCGAAGAGCAGCTCGGCGACCTGCTGATCGCAGGTGGTGGTGGCGATGCGGGCGGCGCTGGCCGCCGCATCCGCCGCCGCATCGTCCTGCACCGACACCGCCCGATAGGCCAGCAGTCGGGCGACTCGCAGGTCGACGAGCGCCCGCACCCAGCTGGCGCGAATCGATTCGGGCAGTTGGTCCCAGTCGTCGCCGAGCGCGGCGCGCATCCGGTCGAGCAGCGATTCGCAGCGGGCGTACCGCGCGATGCCGACCCGCTCGAATGCCAGCGCTTCACGCATCACCCGCCACCCGTCGCCGGGCTCGCCCAGCACGTCGTCGGGGAATGCCCGCACCCCGTCGAGGAACATCTCGTTGAGGTGATGGGGCCCCAGCATCGACGGGATCGGCCGCACGGTGAAACCGGCCCGGTCCATGGGAAGCAGAAACAGCGTGAGCCGCTTGTGTTTTGGGGCGTCGGGATGGGTGCACGCGGCCAGCACGCACCAGGATGCCATCTGGGCATACGACGTCCACACCTTTTGGCCGGTGATGCGCCAGCCTTTGCCATCCGGGCCGTCCGGTACCGCGCGGGTGCGCAACGCGGCGAGATCGGTTCCGGCCTCCGGCTCGGAAAAGCCTTGGCACCAGATCACGTCGCCGGCGGCGATGGCCGACAGATGCTTGGCCTTCTGCTCGGGTGTCCCGTAACGCATCAGCGCCGGCCCGACCCAGTTGATCCCCATGTACTGCGGACCACGCGGCTCGTGATGGGCCCACATTTCCTCGCGCAGCACGGTCTGCTGCCAGATCGAACCTCCCCCGCCCCCATGCTCTTTCGGCCACGCCAATGCCAGCAGCCCCTCGGCCGCCAGCAGCTTGCAGAACGCCTCGGTGGTGGCGAGATCCTGCGGATCGCCGGTGCAGGCGCCCAGAAAGCCCTCGGGAATGTGATCGGATATCAATTGCCGCAAGTGCGTTCGCAGTTCACCAGCGTCCTCGCCGAGCTCGTAGTCCATCGTCGTCATCCCTTCGGCAGTCCGAGCAGCCGCTCGGCGATGATGTTGCGCTGAACCTCGGATGTTCCCCCGTAGATCGTCGCGGCCAGTGCGTCCTGACGTTCGAAGAGCAGGTCCGGGTTGCCGGCCGAACCGGGGCCCGCTGCGACGGCACTTAGTTCCCAAACACGTTGCAGTGTAACCGATCCCATCAGCTTCAGGATGGCGGCCTCCGGACTGGGCCGGCCGGCGAGCTCGTTGGCCAGGGCGCGGTATCCGGTGGCCCGTAGCGCTTCCGCGTCGGCGAGCAGCGAGCCGAGCTCGGTGTAGATGTCCTCGCGGTCGCGGGCATGACCGCCGCGCACGGAGTCGAGCCCGCGGTTGATCTCGACCCAATTCATAATCCAGATCATCTGGCGCTCATGGTGCAACGACGACAACGCTACGTTCCAGCCGCCGCCCAGTGGCCCCAAGAGGTTCTCCAGCGGAATCTCGACGTCGTCGAGGAAAACCTCGCAGAACGTTTCGTCGGACGCCGACGCCATCCGGATGGGTTCGATCCGCACACCGTGCGAGCGCAGGTCCAGGATCAGGCAGGAGATGCCGCGGTGCTTCGGCGCGTCCGGATCGGTGCGGGCATACAGGGTGCACCACCGCGAGAGGTGCGCCTGGGTGGTCCAGATCTTGTGCCCGTTGACGCGGAAGACATCCCCGTCGCGCTCGGCGCGGGTACGCAGGCTAGCGAAATCCGAGCCGGCCTCGGGCTCCGACATGCCCAGGGCCCACCATTCGTCGCCGCGGAGCAGGGGGACCAGCAGGCGGTCGATCTGCGCGGGCGTCCCGAACTGGCGGATGCCGGGTGCGACGACGTTGGGACCGGCGATGTTGGGAAGTTTGGGCGCCGACCGCATCGCTGCCTCGAGCCGGATTTCCATCGCGTCGCGCAAGCCGAGTGATCGGCCCCCGTGCTCGGGCGGCCAGGTGGGCTGTAGCCAGCCGGCCTCGAAAGCCATCCGCTGATACTCTCGCCGCAGCGCGAGATCCCAACGGTACCGGGGGTATTGCTGGTAATAGTCGGTGGGCAGAAAGTCGGTCAACCACGCGCCGAACTCCTCGATAACGGGGACCGCCGTCGTCATGCCGCGCCTCCCACGAACCGGCGGCCCACGGCGTGGTAGAGCGCTCGACAGTCGCCCAGCAACGCGGCGCCCTGCCAGGCGTGCCGGACGTAGAGGTGGATGTCGTGCTCCCAGGTCTGCGCCAGCGCCCCGTGCACTTGGACCGCGGTACGCGCACAGTTGGCCGCCGCGTCACCGGCCGCAGCCTTGGCCAATGCCGCGGCGGTCCACGCATCGGGACGGGCCGCCGCCGCGTAGGTGAGGCTGCGGGCGCGCTCCAGGCCCACGTAGTTATCCGCCAGGGCGTGTTTGATCCCTTGGAATGCGCCGATCGGTGTGCCGAACTGGCGCCGCGACTTGGCATGCTCGACCGAGCGGAACAGGGCGGCGCGGGCCACTCCCACCAGGTCGGCGGCGGCGGCGATCATCGGCGCCGTCAAGGCCGACTCGATGCCGTCGATGGGCGCGGTGGCCACGGGTTTGGTGTCGATCTCGACGTCGGCCACGGGTTGCGCGGGGTCGGTGGACTCAGTCGCCAGGACGGTCACACCGTCGCCAAAGCGTGCCACCGCGGCCACCGGTCCGTCGCCGGACGTGGCCAAAGTGACGATCAGCTCGGCACGAGACAGGTTGGGGACCGCGACCGCGCGTCCGCGCAAGCGTCCCTCCCGCAGCGTCATCGGGGCTCCCGGCAGCCGACTCCCCGGCGGATGGACCGCCAGGGTGGCAACGACACCCCCGGCGATGTCGGCGAGCACCGACTCAAGCCCGGAGCCGCAGGCACGCGCGACACCCGCTGCCAGGCCGACGCTGCTCAACAAGGGGATGGGCGCGATCGCGGCGCCACATTCCTCGAGGACCACCGCCAGCTCGACCGGTCCGTAGTCGCCGGTCAAGTCGGGTGCCGCGAGTTCCGTCCAGCCGAGGTCCACGACAGTCTTCCACAGAGTGCGCCACCGCCCCGGATCGGTCATCGCTTGGCGGGCGGCGTCGGGCGGACACTCGGCACGCAGGGTGTCGCGCACGCTGTCGCGCAGCGCCAGCTGCTCCGAAGTCAGACCGACGTCCATAAGACCTCTAACATAATTAAGATAGTAAACTATCGATGCATGGTCGAGTGGTATCTGTTCCTGCCCCAGGTGCGGTTGTCGGTGGCCGACATCGCGGAGCGTGCGCGCCACGCCGAGGCCAATGGCTTCGACGGAATGGCGTTCATCGATCACCTCGAGGCGCCCGGGCTGCCCGATGAAAGCATTTGGGAGGCAATGGGCATCGCCACCTGGGTGGCGGCCAAGACGAAGCGGCTGCGGATCGGCCATCTCGTGCTCTGCGACGCGTTTCGGCATCCGGCCGTGCTCGCCAAGCAGGCTGTCACGCTGTCGGTGGCGTCCGAGGGCAGGTTCGACCTCGGCCTCGGAGCGGGATCTTGGCCCGGCGAGTTCACCAGATTCGATGTCGGCCAGCCGGATCCGATTGCCCGGGTCGAGCAATTGGCGCGCCACCTGGCCTTGATCAAGCAGTATTGGGGCGACGGGGAGCACGGGCAGGTTCCCCGGCCGGCGCATCTGATACCGCTGGTCCTCGGTGGCAGCGGACGCAGGATGATGGAACTTGTTCGTAAATACGCGGATTGGTGGAACCTGCAGGCGAACCACATCGACCGGCTACCCCGGCTGGCCGCCGCGGCGGGAACCGCACGGGTCTCGGTCCAGCAGATGGTGGGCTTCGTCCGGTCGGGCGGCGATCCCAGGGCCGTGCGCGAGCTGAGCACCCGGCGGTTCGGCTACCTGGGGTCGGGGCTGGTCTGCGGCGACGCCGACGAGTTGGTTGCGCACTTCGCGGGCCTGGCCGCCCAGCGGGTCGAGCGCTTCTACGTGTGGTTCGCCGATTTCGCCGTCCCGGATTCCTTGCACGAGTTCGGCGAATCGGTGATCAAGGCGTTCCCTGGCGCCGGCGGCGGGCTTCGGTAGGCACAATCGGCGGCCGTGCGAAGGGACCGCGTTGCACGGCGCTCAGCCGGATCTCCGGCAGGTCGACCGAGGGGTCGACGGTGTCCAGCCAGGCGACCGCCTCGGCGATGTCCGACACCTGGATCGCGTGCATCTCGAACGGAACGTCTTGCAGCATCTCGGTTTCCACCGGCCCCGGCGTCACGAGATGAACGCTGATGCCGTCACGGTCGACTTCGAGCGCCAGTGCGCGGGCGAACGCGTTCATGCCCGCCTTCGACGCGGAGTAGGCGGTGCGGGCCATCATCGGCTCGTGTGCCGCGGACGACGAGATGAACACCAGCCGGGAACCCGCCCGCATCCGGGGCAGCACCGCGGAGGTCACCACAAAGCAGGAGTCGAGGTTGGCCGACAGGATCGTTCGCCACTGCTCGAATGTCTGCTTGCGGGCGTAGGTTCCGCCGAGCGTACCCGCCGCATGAACCACGAGGTCGACCGCCTCGAGTGGGGTTAGCGCAGCGGAGAATCCGGCCGGGTCGGACGCGTCGGCCACGATGTGGCGCGCGCCGATCTCATCGGCCGCCGCCCGCAACGGACCCGCGCGCCGCGCCAGCAGCACCACGTCATAGCCGAGCTCGCACAGCTTGCGGCCGCACGCTTTTCCAATCCCGCCGCTGCCGCCGGTGACCAGCGCGCTTCTGGCGTTCAAGGGTGCCGGATATCCCGCGGACGTGACAATGCTTGCGGCGACAGCGCATAGATCCGCTGATCGGGTTTGCCGGACAACACGTAGGTCTGGGTGTCGGCGAGGTGGCGGGCCGCGATCCGGCGGGCCCGGTCGACGTCACCGTCCGCGATTGTCTCGGCCAGCTTGATGTGCGTGTTGAGCACGGCGCGCCGCTTGGCCAGCGACGGGTAGGTGCCGCGCGCCGAGCTCTCGTCGGCCCACTGCCGCTCATGGCTGGTCCACAGCGACTCCAGGCTGCCGACGACCGCGATGATGGTGTGGTTGCCGCAGCCGCGGACGACGAGATCGTGGAATTGACGGCCGATTTCGGTGAAGAGCCGACCGTCGTCGAGGTGCTCGGC
This is a stretch of genomic DNA from Mycobacterium lacus. It encodes these proteins:
- a CDS encoding acyl-CoA dehydrogenase family protein; this translates as MTTMDYELGEDAGELRTHLRQLISDHIPEGFLGACTGDPQDLATTEAFCKLLAAEGLLALAWPKEHGGGGGSIWQQTVLREEMWAHHEPRGPQYMGINWVGPALMRYGTPEQKAKHLSAIAAGDVIWCQGFSEPEAGTDLAALRTRAVPDGPDGKGWRITGQKVWTSYAQMASWCVLAACTHPDAPKHKRLTLFLLPMDRAGFTVRPIPSMLGPHHLNEMFLDGVRAFPDDVLGEPGDGWRVMREALAFERVGIARYARCESLLDRMRAALGDDWDQLPESIRASWVRALVDLRVARLLAYRAVSVQDDAAADAAASAARIATTTCDQQVAELLFDVLGPAALDSGATAPLHGAIEDHWRYAQAATVASGTIEVQRMLVARDVLGDHRR
- a CDS encoding acyl-CoA dehydrogenase family protein; the encoded protein is MTTAVPVIEEFGAWLTDFLPTDYYQQYPRYRWDLALRREYQRMAFEAGWLQPTWPPEHGGRSLGLRDAMEIRLEAAMRSAPKLPNIAGPNVVAPGIRQFGTPAQIDRLLVPLLRGDEWWALGMSEPEAGSDFASLRTRAERDGDVFRVNGHKIWTTQAHLSRWCTLYARTDPDAPKHRGISCLILDLRSHGVRIEPIRMASASDETFCEVFLDDVEIPLENLLGPLGGGWNVALSSLHHERQMIWIMNWVEINRGLDSVRGGHARDREDIYTELGSLLADAEALRATGYRALANELAGRPSPEAAILKLMGSVTLQRVWELSAVAAGPGSAGNPDLLFERQDALAATIYGGTSEVQRNIIAERLLGLPKG
- a CDS encoding acyl-CoA dehydrogenase family protein, whose translation is MDVGLTSEQLALRDSVRDTLRAECPPDAARQAMTDPGRWRTLWKTVVDLGWTELAAPDLTGDYGPVELAVVLEECGAAIAPIPLLSSVGLAAGVARACGSGLESVLADIAGGVVATLAVHPPGSRLPGAPMTLREGRLRGRAVAVPNLSRAELIVTLATSGDGPVAAVARFGDGVTVLATESTDPAQPVADVEIDTKPVATAPIDGIESALTAPMIAAAADLVGVARAALFRSVEHAKSRRQFGTPIGAFQGIKHALADNYVGLERARSLTYAAAARPDAWTAAALAKAAAGDAAANCARTAVQVHGALAQTWEHDIHLYVRHAWQGAALLGDCRALYHAVGRRFVGGAA
- a CDS encoding LLM class flavin-dependent oxidoreductase, which produces MVEWYLFLPQVRLSVADIAERARHAEANGFDGMAFIDHLEAPGLPDESIWEAMGIATWVAAKTKRLRIGHLVLCDAFRHPAVLAKQAVTLSVASEGRFDLGLGAGSWPGEFTRFDVGQPDPIARVEQLARHLALIKQYWGDGEHGQVPRPAHLIPLVLGGSGRRMMELVRKYADWWNLQANHIDRLPRLAAAAGTARVSVQQMVGFVRSGGDPRAVRELSTRRFGYLGSGLVCGDADELVAHFAGLAAQRVERFYVWFADFAVPDSLHEFGESVIKAFPGAGGGLR
- a CDS encoding SDR family oxidoreductase, whose translation is MNARSALVTGGSGGIGKACGRKLCELGYDVVLLARRAGPLRAAADEIGARHIVADASDPAGFSAALTPLEAVDLVVHAAGTLGGTYARKQTFEQWRTILSANLDSCFVVTSAVLPRMRAGSRLVFISSSAAHEPMMARTAYSASKAGMNAFARALALEVDRDGISVHLVTPGPVETEMLQDVPFEMHAIQVSDIAEAVAWLDTVDPSVDLPEIRLSAVQRGPFARPPIVPTEARRRRQGTP